The DNA window TTGGCCAGGCGTTGGGCGCTGGCAGCGCTGGTGGCGGGGTCGACCGGGGTGTCCAGCCTGCCGTAGCAGGTGCCCGGAGTCAATAGTACGGGCGCGTGCCGAGCAATCCACAGCCGTTGGGGTTTCATGCGCCGAAGCCGCGCCCCAGTGCCAGGGCGGCACCCAGGTAAAAGCCGATTTCACTGACCTGCTGCGTTGCCCCCAGGCAATCGCCCGTAAAGCCCTGCAAGCGCCGTGCGAACCAGCGCGCCATCCCGCCTGCGGCCAGGGCACTGCAGGCCATGGATGCTATTAAAAATAGAGCTGACTGCGCTTTCCACGTAAGCGCTAGAGGCAAAAAACACCATAAAAATGCGATGCCGAGCGCAGACCCCGAAATCTGGTCCGCCAGCGGCTTGCTTTTGGAGCGGGCCGTATCGCCCACATGCTCCAGGCGGCGCACCAGCAGCAGCGGCCAAAAGCGCGACAGCACATGCCCACCCACCAGCGCTGCCAGGGCAGCTGCCAAACTGTGCGTGCCCAGCAAGGCCAGCAGGCTCAGTTTGGCCAGCAGTGCCAGGACCAGCGCCATGGCACCAAAGGCGCCAATGCGCGAGTCCTTCATGATGTCCAGCGCACGCTCGCGGTCCTGGCTGCCGCCCAGGCCATCGGCCACGTCGGCCAGGCCATCTTCATGAAAACCCCCTGTGACCAGCACTGTGGTGATGGTGCAGAACACTGCCGCGACCAGCGGGGCCATGGGGTTGGGCGCCAGCGCCATTTGCAACGCAGCAAAGACGCCCGTGGCCACTGCAGCCACCAGCCAGCCCACGCCCGGAAAATGCGCGCTGCTGGCACGCAGCATGGCCGGGCTGTAGCCCACCCACTGCGCCAGCCGCCCCGTGACGGGGATGCGCGTGAAGAACTGCACGGCCAGCAAATAGTGGCGCAGGGTTTGCATGAATACTATAAAAATAATAGCTAATAGCGCTTGTAGAATAAGGCTAAAATGCGTTTTGACTGCTATTTTTGTACCGCACTTCGGGATGTTTGCAGAAACAACCGGTAGGCTGGGTTCAGGGTTTCCTCGACGTACGGATAGCCCAGCGTGGCGAGGAAGGCGTCAAAGGCCGTAGCGTCGCCAGG is part of the Simplicispira sp. 125 genome and encodes:
- the cobS gene encoding adenosylcobinamide-GDP ribazoletransferase; amino-acid sequence: MQTLRHYLLAVQFFTRIPVTGRLAQWVGYSPAMLRASSAHFPGVGWLVAAVATGVFAALQMALAPNPMAPLVAAVFCTITTVLVTGGFHEDGLADVADGLGGSQDRERALDIMKDSRIGAFGAMALVLALLAKLSLLALLGTHSLAAALAALVGGHVLSRFWPLLLVRRLEHVGDTARSKSKPLADQISGSALGIAFLWCFLPLALTWKAQSALFLIASMACSALAAGGMARWFARRLQGFTGDCLGATQQVSEIGFYLGAALALGRGFGA